The Pontibacter korlensis sequence TCTCTCTGCACATTTGCAATTCTCTACGAGAAGTACCAGTTTCTCATCTGTCACCTTCACATCTATCCGTATCCAGGCATCATGCGTTTCGGTGCTTACGCCGTGTTTGAAAGCATTTTCCACAAATGGCAGCAGCATCATAGGAGCGATCTGCTTACCCGCTATACTTCCGGTGGCAGAAAATTGCACCTCCACGCGCTCCCCATACCTTACCTGCTCCAGGGCGATGTAATTTTTAATATACTCCAGCTCCTTGTCCAGTGGTACCATGGCCGCATTGGCATCATGAAGCATGTAGTCCATCAGGCCCGACAGCTTCAGCACTACCTCCGGAGCTTTGTCAGACTTCTTCAGCGTAAGCGAGTAAAGGCTGTTAAGTGTGTTAAACAGGAAGTGTGGATGCACCTGTCCTTTCAGGAATTTTAGCTCTGCTTCCAGCTTGTCCTGTGTCAGGTTGCGTGCCGCCTGCTGATGGCTGTACCAATGCTTCAGGAGCGCAATAACCGCCGTAATGGCCACCACATAGTTGATGTTAACGATGTTCTTCACGAAACGCACCATGGTCAGGCTGTCTTCGGTACAGGTGGTAGGGCAGAAAATCGGATGGATAAGGAAGGGCAGCAGCACAAACTGCATCAAACCGGCAATTGCCCCCATCAGCAGCAGCAAGTACACAAAAAACTCCAGGTAACGCTTCTGCAGCAGATAACGAGGCATCAGGTAATACATGTTAAAGTATACCAGCCCCATTTTAAAAGGAAGCTCCACCAACTCCACCATAAACGCATTATAGTAGTCGTCGATGTAACTGCCATACAGCAGGCCGAAGAATACAACATACACCGTCCAGAAGGCCAGATGCAGCAGCATACGGTTCTGCGTAACGTTACGCACCTCAGGTAAACTCCAGGTGGCGCCGGTTTCAAACGTACTGACGGTACTCAACTTTACTTCCATGATACAAAGGTATACTTTCTGTTACAGCCCACTGCTTAACGTCCTATTGTTTTAGACCGATGGCGAGCTGCTGATGCTTAGCGGCAATTTATACCACCTCAACAGCTATCATCAACAGAATAGTTTATTTTCGAATCTGTTCTGTATTGAGCATTATATCAGAAAAAGTGGCAAACACATACAACTCTCTAGTGGAGCGGAACTTATTGATATTTAACCTCCCTTTCTAGCTGGCGCACAGCAACTTTCCATTCAACAACCACTATATCTACGCTTATTATCAAGTATTTAACTACGTTCATCGGCACTTTCACCAGCGCAAACTCCGCTAATACCAACAAAACAAGCTTAAGTATAATCGTTTTTCCAGTTTGTCTATAACACAAGCAACCTTCCTGCCTTCTTCTTTATCTTTATACTGCTACTCAGACACAAAAAAGTTATGGGCAGCAATGCATTACTACACCAAATCACATAAAACTATGAAAAAATTTATTGTTTCTGTACTGGCAGCGGTGCTGCTGGCAGTAGCCGCACCTGTCACCATGGCCCAAGAGCAGGGAGCAATTACCTCAGCTGAAGCAAATCTACTTCTCCGCAAAATTGCCGGTAACTGGCTGGTAAGCCACTATGCCTGGCAACCCGAAAGCAAAACCTACTACCAGGCTACGGGCAAGGCCAGCGTTAGCAACGCTCATCAAGGCAGCTACTTGCATGAGAAGACAGATGTCATGCAGCCAGATGGTTCTTACCGCCACCGCGAATGCTTCCTGGGGTATTCCCAAGCCAAATCCAGATTTGAGCTGATACAGGCAGATGAGCTTAGCAACAACACCACTTTACTGGTTGGGCAGTGGCACCCAGAGTACAACGCCATTACTTTAGCACCTGTAGACGGCCTGAAGAAAGGCGATGTGAACAGCCAAGAGTATGTGTACCTGTTCCTGCCAGAAGGAATGCTGCTCAAAATTGTCCGCACCATGGATGAGGAAGGCAATTATTTAATCCATAGCCAGGACTACTACGCACCGCAGCGCACAGCTGGCCTATAATTTAAAACAACAACCCTACTCTCCCCTGCCAGCAGTTATGAAACACTGTACTGGCAGGGGATTTCTTTTTAAAGCAGCTCCTTTTGAGGATCCCAGAAAAGCTTATCAAAGTTTACGACCTTATCATTCTCCACGCGTACTCCCTCCTGCTCCAGCCGCTCCTGCATGGCATTTGCACCCTCAAAGTGCTGCTTTCCCGTTAGCATGCCGTTTCGGTTCACAACCCGGTGTGTAGGCACCTGCGAAGCAGAAAAAGGGTGTGCTGCTATCAACGCCCATCCTACCATCCTGGCCGAGCCTTTTGCCCCCAAGTAGCTGGCAATGGCACCGTAAGAAGTAACTCGTCCCCGGGGTATCAGCTGCACCACCTCATATACATTCTGGAAGAAATTCTCCTTGCTATCTTTTTTTGCCATTTTAGGTCTTTACTGTTTAAACCTTCACTATTGTTTTCTGTCTTTTAAATAAGCCTGTTTGTAGCGTTTAATTTACGGTAACTTTTACAGTAGGCAATATTGGCTGTATATTTAAAGCTGCATCCTACTTCCGCCCCGTTACCACCAAGCTAATGTAACGGGTACTTTGAAATTTTAACCTGTGTTAAAACACAAATGAACAAAACCTTAAAAACTATTCTGATTCTTGTAGCCGTTACGGCCATAGGCTACTTTGTTTACAAGCAATTCCCGGCTGAACCAGAGAAGATCGCTAGAGCCGATGGTGGCGGAGGCCCAATGGCGCAGCAGGTAGCCGTGGATGTATACGTTGTTTCACCGAGTGCTTTCCAGAACAGGATTACCACTACAGGCACAGTATTGCCTAACGAGGACGTAGAGCTTCGCAGTGAGATTGCAGGACGAGTAACAGGTATAAATTTCGAGGAAGGTAGCCGTGTGCGTAAGGGCCAGTTGCTTTTAACCGTGAACGATGCCGATCTGCGCGCGCAGCTGCAAAAGCTGGAATCTAACCAAAAGTTGTACCGCGAGATGGAAGAACGCCAGCGCACCCTCCTGGAGAAGGAGTATATCAGTGCGCAGGAGTACGACCAGGTAAGCAATCAACTGGCTACCGCCACTGCCGACATACAGGCCCTGAAGGCTACAATGGCCAAAGCCTATGTTAGAGCTCCTTTTGACGGTGTAATTGGCCTGCGACAAGTGAGTGAAGGTAGCTATGTATCAGCCACCACGCCTATTGCCCGTATTGTGGACGTAAGCCCTGTAAAAATAGACTTTGCCATTCCGGGCCGTCACAGCCAGCAGGTAAAGCAAGGCGACAAAATCAGTTTCACGGTAGAAGGTAACCCGGAAACGTACCAGGCCTCCATCTACGCTATACAACCGAACATCGACCCTACTACCCGCACCCTTCAGATTCGTGCCCTCTTTGATAACAAAAACCAGGAGGTAAAACCAGGAGCCTTTGTTAACGTGAGCCTTGCCCTGAAAGAGTCTGACGATGCCATACTTATCCCGACAGAAGCCATCATCCCAGAGGCTACTGGTCATAAGATATACCTGGCCAAAAACGGGAAAGCAGTGCCAAAGATGGTTAAAATAGGGCAACGCTCAGAGACCCTGATCCAGATTATGGAGGGTGTCACACCAGGCGATACAATCATCCGCTCCGGTATCCTGCAAGTGCGGGATGGTTCTAAACTGAACATCCGTAAAGTGCAGTCTGCCGAGGAAGTATTGGCGACACCAAACACGACACAATCAGGAACAGAGGAAACAGCAGGATAAGAACGCTAACCAAGCGCTAAAAACGTTTATACCTTTGGCTAACAAGCTATTGCAGCAAAATACACAGGAGTAGCCAAATGGAACAGAGGACCAACATGAAGTAACCTACTGCACCTGCAGCATCAGATTAGAGGATAAGCAGGGGAAGACTGAAGCGATGCAGAAAACAAACTTACACACGCTCAACAAGAGGTCAGGAAACGGCTAAAAGAGTTTAGCACTTTTAAACCACATAGCTCCTGCACCAGAACACAGTAAAGACTATATGGCAAGTTTATCAAATATAAGTATCAGACGCCCCGTGCTGGCCATCGTGATGAGTATCACGATTATAGTTTTCGGCTTCATCGGCATTACGTACCTGGGCGTGCGGGAGTATCCAAGCGTAGACCCTCCTATTGTTAGTGTCCGGACTACCTACACGGGCGCCAATGCCGAAACCATTGAATCTGAAATTACAGAGCCGCTGGAGGAGTCCATAAACGGTATTGCAGGTATCAGAACCCTTACCTCTAGCAGTAGCGAGGGCAACAGTAACATTACCGTAGAGTTTAACCTGGATGTAGACCTGGAAACAGCTGCCAACGACGTGCGCGACCGTGTATCCAGAGCACAGCGCAGGCTGCCAGAGGATGCTGAGCCACCTACCGTGGAAAAGGCCGACGCCGACGCCAACCCTATCCTCTTCCTGGGTATCCGAAGTGAGGTGCGCTCGCTGCTGGAGCTCTCAGACATAGGCCTGAACGTGTTTAAGGAGCAGTTGCAGACTATTCCGGGCGTAAGTGAAATCATGATCTGGGGTGATAAGCGCTACGCAATGCGCCTGTGGATGGACCCGGTAAAACTTGCTGCCCTTCGTGTTACGCCCCTTGAGGTGCAAACTGCCCTGCAGCGACAGAACGTAGAGCTCCCATCAGGAAGTATAGAGGGTGCTACGACAGAGCTTTCTGTTAGAACCATGGGCCGTATCTCTACCCCTGAAGAATTCAACAACCTGATAATCAGACAGGATGCAGATCGCCTGATCCGCTTCCGCGACATTGGCCATGCTCAGCTATCTCCGGAAAACGAGAAAACTGTGCTACGCTACAATGGCATCCCCATGATCGGTGTGGTACTCGTTCCGCAGCCTGGCTCTAATCAGATTGAGATTGCAGATGAGTTTTATAGACGCCTCGAGCACATAAAGAAGGATATTCCGGAAGACCTTCAACTGACCATTGGCTTCGATAACTCACAGTACATTCGCGCCTCTATTGCCGAAGTACAGGAGACTATTTTTGTGGCCTTCGGCCTGGTGGTAGTAATAATCTTCCTGTTCCTGCGCGACTGGCGCTCTACACTGATTCCGGTTGTAGCCATTCCGGTGTCCCTGATCGGTGCCTTCTTTATCATGTACGTGATGGACTTCTCCATTAACGTACTGACACTGCTGGGTATCGTTCTGGCCATTGGTCTTGTGGTGGACGACGCCATCGTCATGCTGGAGAATATCTACACCCGTATAGAGGATGGCCAGGAGCCGATGAAGGCAGCAAAGAAAGGATCCGCCGAAATCTATTTCGCTATTATTTCCACCACGGTAGCACTGGCAGCAGTATTTATGCCGGTAGCTTTCCTGGAAGACACCACAGGTCGCCTTTTCCGTGAGTTTGGTATCGTAGTGGCTGGCTCAGTTATTATATCATCTTTTGTCTCTCTCACGCTGACACCTATGATGTCGTCGCGTATCCTGAAGCGCAGAGAAAGACCAAACTGGTTCTACCGTAAAACAGAACCGTTCTTCACCTCTCTTACCAACAGCTATCGCAGCAGCCTTGAGAGCTTTATGCGTGTGCGTTGGGTAGCGTTTATACTTATTGTGGTAGCAGGGGGCACCATCTGGTGGCAGATGTCTACGCTGCAATCTGAGCTGACACCTGAAGAGGACAGAAGCGGACTTCGTATTAACGCCACTGGTCCTGAGGGCGCCTCTTTCGAGTTTATGGATCAGTACATGAATGAGCTGACAGCACTAGTGAACGACTCGGTACAAGGCATCTCGAGCATCACTTCCATGACACGAAACTCGAACTCAGGCTTTATTCGCCTGCGTTTGGTATCTCCAGAGGAGCGTGATAAAACGCAGCAGCAGATTGTAGAGGGTTTACCTGCCCTGATCAACCAGATTCCGGGAGCCCGTGCCTTTGCCTCCGGCGATAAAGGCTTGGGTGGTGGTCGTGGTTCTGGCCAGCCTGTGCAGTTTGTGGTGCAGTCGCAAAATATGGAGAAGCTGCGCGAGATTATTCCGCCTTTCCTGGAGGCTGCACAGCAAGATCCGACCTTCAACTTTGTAGACGTAAACCTGAAGTTTAACAAACCGGAGCTGCGCGTTGAGATTGACCGTGAAAAAGCACAGTCGCTGGGTGTGAGCGTGCGCGATATTGCTCAGACCATGCAGCTGGGCCTGAGTGGCCAACGCTTCGGCTACTTTGTAAAAGGTGGTAAGCAGTACCAGATCCTTGGCCAGGTAGCGCGCGAAAACCGAAGTGAGCCGCTAGACCTGCGCAGCCTGTACGTTAAAAACAGTGCTGGGGAGCTAATTCAGCTAGATAACCTGATCGAGCTGAAAGAGGAAAGTGCATCGCCGCAAGTATACCGCTTTAACCGATTTGCCGCTGCCACTTTTAGTGCCTCACTAGCAAAAGGTAAAACCATAGGCGACGGTATAGAAGCAATGGATGCTATTGCCGATAAGGTGCTGGATGAGACTTTCCAGACTTCCCTTACTGGCCAGTCTAGAGACTTTTCTGAAAGCTCAGGCAGTTTGATGTTTGCCTTCCTGCTAGCCTTAGGTTTGATTTACCTGGCACTATCTGCCCAGTTCGAAAGCTTCCGCGACCCGGTCATCATCATGTTCACCGTACCGCTTGCCCTTTCTGGTGCATTGCTCAGTCTCTGGTTCTTCGACCAAACACTGAATATCTTTAGCCAGATTGGTATGATCATGCTGGTGGGTCTGGTAACGAAGAATGGTATCCTGCTGGTAGAGTTTGCCAACCAGCGCAAGGAAGAGGGCCTTACCAAGCTGGAGGCGGCCACTGATGCTGCTGTATCACGCTTCCGCCCCATCCTGATGACATCGCTCTCCACGATCCTGGGTACCCTGCCAATTGCCCTTGCACTAGGTACAGGTGCTGAGAGCCGTGTGCCAATGGGTATAGCCGTGGTAGGCGGTCTGATTCTGGCAACCGGACTTACACTTTACGTGATTCCGGCGGTGTACTCATATTTCTCATCTGCCGAAGCCAACGTGATACCAGGCAGCAACGACGATGAGCAGGAAGAGCAGCCTAAGAAGCAGCCAGCAGCCTATGCTCAGGTATAGTCTGCACCAGTAAAGGATTTTAGCCAAAGGATTTTAACGCGATAGAACAAGTATAAATGTTTTCATATAGAGCCGCGGCGCTTTTTATTATAGGACTAGCATTATTAATGCCGGGTAAGGCCTTGAGCCAGGAAAAGCTTTCATTGGAACAGGCCATCCGCATAGGTCTACAAAACAACTTCGACATACAGATTGCCACCAAACAGGAGGCTGTTGCGGAAAACAACGTTACCCTGGGTAATGCTGGGTTTTTGCCAGCTATAGATGGTAATGCCCGCCGCAACTTTAGCGAAAACAACTCAAGGCAAGAGTTTCAGACAGGGCCAGACCGAGTGCGCTCAGGGGCTAGCTCTAACAACATAGGTTACGGCGTAAACCTGAACTGGGTGGTTTTTGATGGTTTAGGAATGTTTATTAACCTGGAGCGCCTGAAAACACTGGAGAAATCAGGAGAGCTTTTCACAAAGCAGACGGTAGAAAACACCCTGGCCGATATAACAGCCAGCTACTATGAAGTGGCACGCCAGTCTTTTAAGATACGGGCCCTGCAGGATGCCATTGCCATTTCTGAAGCCCGCGTGGAGATTGCGCAGGCACAGTATGAGGTAGGCGTGAGTGCCAAAGTAGAGATTCTGCGGGCACAGGTAGATTACAATGCCGACAGATCGGAGCTACTGCTGCAGCAGGAATTGCTGCAAAATGCTAAAATCAACCTGAACCAGTTGCTTGGCCGCAGCCCCAATATCGACTTTGAGGTAACAGACAGTATTGTAGTAGACCCTTCGCTTAACTACAGTATAGCCAACAGCAATCTTTACGCTGCAAACCCTCTGTTGCAGCGCCTGCAGCTAGATCGCCAGCTGGCTCATCTTGACATCAGGGCCGTTCGCGCCAGCCGCTTCCCTACTGTTGGCTTTTCAAGTGCCTATAACTTTAGCCGCTCTGAGGCGGAGCCATTGAACGAGTTCCAGGCGCGCTTTAACCAGAACAGAGGATACAACTATGGCCTGACGTTAAGCGTGCCTATTTTTAACGGCTTTAACATCAACCGCCAGGCGCAGAACGCCCGCATAAACCTGGAGGCAGCTGACCTGGAGCTGAAGCGTGAAGAAAACCGCCTGCAGTCCGATCTTGCCCGTGCTTATAGCCAATACGCTAACCGCCTGCAGCTTCTGGAGCTGGAGGAAGTGAACGTGAAGCTAGCACAAGAAAACGCCGAGATCGCACTGGAACGATACAAGCTTGGACTTTTAACAGCCATTGAACTTAGAGAGGCACAGCGTAATGAGCTGGTAGCCTCGAACCGCCTGATCGATATCCAATACCAGGCTAAAACAGCAGAAGTAGAGCTAAAGCGCCTCACCAGCTCACTGGTACAGGAAGGCCAACTATAAGATAACTGACTTCATGTATTTAAGTATAAAAGTATAGCTACGGCTATACTTTTATACTTTTAGGCGGTACCTTCAGTACCCAACCAAAATACGATGGAGTTAGAGCTATTCCAGACACTCGGGATTTCGCTTGGCTTAGGACTGCTGGTGGGGCTGCAACGACAGCATGACCAATCAGAACTGGCAGGGATACGCACGTTTCCGCTCATCACCATGTTTGGCACTATCTCAGCCTATCTGGCACAGGACTTTGGTGGCTGGGTGGTTGCTGCCGGACTACTGAGCTTGGCAGGCCTGGTAGTAGTGGCTAACTTGATGAGAAGCAAAGGGCCTTATGTAGATGTTGGCTTAACCACCGAGGCGGCGGCCCTACTCATGTACGCCATAGGAGCTTACCTGGCACTAGGCAGCGGGACTGTAGCCGTGGCTGTTGGTGCCACAGTTGCTGTGCTGCTTCACCTGAAAGACACCCTCCACAACCTCATCTCAAGGATTGGGCAGAGGGACCTAAAGGCAATCATGCAGTTTGTGGTGATCTCGCTCGTGATCCTGCCGGTTCTTCCAGATGACACCTACGGCCCTTATAATGTACTGAACCCTTACAACATCTGGCTAATGGTGGTACTGATTGTAGGAATTGGCCTCTCAGGTTATTTTGCCTACAAAATCTTTGGCCAGAAAGCCGGAACGCTCTTGGGCGGTATTCTAGGTGGTTTGATTTCCAGCACGGCCACCACGGTAAGTTATGCCCGCCGCACCAAAGACAGCAGCAACACGAGTAGCAACCTGGCTACCCTTGTGATCTTTACAGCCTCAGCTGTATCGTTTGCACGCATCATAACTGAAGTAGCAGTAGTGGCACCAGGTACTGTTGCCACAGTGGCTCCCCCACTTGCAGCTGTACTGCTGCTGATGCTGCTGCTGGGGGCTGTTATGTACTTTTTTAAAAGAGATGAAACAGACAAGATGCCCGAGCAGGAAAACCCTGCGCAACTAAAGATGGCATTAGTTTTCGGAGCTATTTATGCTGCTGTTATCCTTGCTACCTCTTTTGCTAAAGAACAACTCGGTAGTAGTGGCCTGTACATGGTGGCCATCGTTTCCGGGTTAACGGATGTGGATGCTATTACTTTATCTACCTCGCGCCTTATGCAAACGGGCAACCTGGAACTAAACAATGGCTGGCGCCTTATTCTGGTAGCTGCACTTTCAAATTTAGTCTTCAAAGCTGTTTTGGTCGGCCTGCTGGGGAACCGATCTGCCTTTAGCAGAATAGCAGTTCTGTTTGGTATTGTGCTGGTTGCCGGCCTGCTGGTACTTTGGCTGTGGCCAGAAGAGTTTAGCCTCCTTTCCAGCTTAACTGCCCAATAACTCACTAAACCATCACACAGTTAAATCAACCAGCCTGAGCAGTGGGAAAGAATCAATAGAAAGCCGCTAAAGGCATAAAATTTCTCATAAATAAAAGTATATTGCATTCAGAAGCTTAGCTAGTAAAGCTGACCTTTTTCAGGCTTCACACGGTTTATAGAAAGCAAATTACTTTAACCCAATTTCCCACACCATGTCTAACACCTCCCTTAAGTCAAAGCCGACTGCCTCGCCGGAGCTTAATCGCTCGGGCAGTACCAGTGCCATGGCCATTATTGGTGCCTTGTTCTTCATTTTTGGCTTCGTTACCTGGCTAAACTCCCTGCTGATTCCTTACCTGGAGATCGCCTGCCAGCTAACTAAGTTTCAGTCATTCTTCGTGACTTTCGCCTTCTACATTGCTTACCTGGTGATGGCACCTCTCTCCACCCGTACTTTAAAGAAGTTTGGGTTCAAGAATGGTATGTCGGTGGCTTTGATCTTGATGGCAGCAGGCGCCCTGCTTTTCATCCCGGCCGCCATGACACGTATTTATGGTCTGTTTCTGCTTGGCTTGTTTATCATGGGTAGCGGCTTGGCTATTCTACAAACGGCTTCCAACCCGTACATCACGATTGTAGGACCAGCAGAGAGTGCTGCCAAACGCATCAGCATTATGGGTATCTGTAATAAAATTGCCGGTGCACTTGCCCCAATTATCCTGGGCTTGTTCCTGCACCTTGATAATGCAGATAACCTTCGCTCCGATTTAGCAGGTATGACTGAGGTGGACAGAGTAGCCGCCTTGAATGAGATGGCACTTCGCGTAATCCCACCTTATATTGGCATTATAGCTGTGCTTTTGATCCTGGCTTTCTGGGTGTACAAGTCTAGCCTACCAGAAATTGACACAGATGAAGAGGATGAAGCAGTAGCATCATCGAACGTTGGTAAGAATAGCGTATTTGACTTCCCGCACGTACTGCTTGGCGTATTTACACTGTTCCTGTATGTAGGTGTAGAGGTAATTGCTGGCGACTCAATTATCAGCTACGGTGTCTCACAAGGCATACCTCTTACGACTGCCAAGTTCTTTACCAGTGCCACTATGGTGTCGATGGTAATTGGCTACGTCATCGGCATTGTCACTATACCCAAGTATATTAAGCAAGAGAATGCCTTGAAGCTTTGTGCTATTGTGGGCGTTCTTTTCTCTCTAGGTGCCATCTTCACTTCAGGCTATGTCTCTGTTTCTTTTATTGCACTGCTTGGTTTTGCTAACTCGCTCATGTGGCCAGCCATTTGGCCACTGGCTTTGGCCGGTGTAGGCCGCTTTACAAAGGCAGCTTCATCCTTACTGGTGATGGGCATTGCAGGTGGAGCGGTAGTACCGCTTATCTATGGAGCCCTGGCCGATGTTTGGAACTCGCAGCAGGCTTATTGGATCATGGTGCCATGCTACCTGTTCATCTGGTTCTACTCTACTGCAGGACATAAAGTGGGCCGTAAGGTTTAAAAGCTTTAACATTTCTAAAACATACTAGCAATGCCCCGCCTACAAGCGGGGCATTGCCTTTTTATAGCTGGCCCCAAACATGTCCTGGCAGAGCTCTTACCTCCACTATCCATCCCTATCAAACTCATGCCGTATAGTTTAAGAAAAACGAATAGCATGAACAAAATTCAACTAGGACGTACCAAGCAGAGCACTACAGATGCCGTGAACCAAGAGACAGACAGGCAAACCTTAGACAACTTAGACCGCTATGGATATGACGGCCCCGAAGCCATAGAGTACCGGCTAAAGGAGCTGGATAAAGAGTGGGATATGGAGCGGGTAATGGCAGTGAAGGCATCTGTACTTAGTTTAACCGGCCTGGCACTGGGAGCAAAAAAAGACAAGCGATGGTTTGTTTTGCCAGGCCTTGTAGCTTCTTTCCTCCTGCAACATGGGTTACAAGGGTGGTGCCCACCATTGCCTATACTGCGGAGGCTTGGGTTTAGGACAAGAAAGGAGATTGAGGAAGAACGTTATGCCTTGAAGGCCCTAAGAGGAGATTTTAACAGGGTGCTTGGTGCTACAATGCCGGAAGGCGTACTAAACGTCATCAGGTCTTGATGCCTGACACATGCCCCCTTTCCTGTTTAAAATAAAAACGAGGCTGGCCATCACGAACTTTCGTAATAACCAGCCTCGCAAATTTTTAAGAAATTCTACAGCAGATTTTCTTTTACATAAGTATAACTCTGGGTTATACTCTGGAAAGGATCTTTGGAGAAGTTTTCCTGCTCCACCAGTATATGTTTCACTCCTGCTACTTTAGCGTTATTGAAAATCTCTTTGAAGTTGATGGAGCCTGAGCCTACTTCTGTATTGATGGTAGGAGTAGACTTGTCCATGTCTTTCACGTGCCACAGCTCAAATCTACCTTCGTTTTCCTTAAACAGCTTTACCGGATCCAGACCAGCGCGAACTACCCAGTAAAGGTCCAGCTCAAACTTGACAAGATTAGGATCGGTCTCTGATAGCAGGATATCGTATCCAGTCGTATCGCCCAGGTTCTTAAACTCAAAGTCGTGGTTGTGGTAAGCCAAAGTTAAACCAGCCGCATTACACTCCTCTGCTGCCTTAGAAAGGCGCTGAGCCACGTGGCGGTAATCACCGGCCGTCTGACGCAGGTTCTCGCCCAGATAAGGCACTATAATATACTTCATATCCACAGCCTTAGCCGCTTCTATGTAAGACTGCAGGTCCTCATCTTTACCGCTTATGTAGGCATCAAAACCAAAGTGGCCACTAGGTGTGGTTAGTTTATTCTTCTTAAGCAGCTGAGAGAACTCTTTGGGAGTTAAACCCCAGAAACCATTTTCTTTAGAATAGCCATAGGTTTCGACCTCTTTGTATCCGGCCTTAGCAACTTTACCAATAACCCCTTGCACATCCTTAGGCAGTTGCTCGCGCAAAGTGTAAAGCTGTATACCTACGTTCTGATTTGCCTTAGCCATTACGCAGCTTGGTACCAGAAGTACACCTGCTGTCAGTAAGCTTGCCTGCTGCAGAAAATTTCTTCTTGTTGTCATCTATGGTTTTCTTGAGGTTAATTTATTTAGAGAGAAAACTGTTACTGGTTTAAAATTCAAGTTTGACTATACGTCGCATAGCTGGACTGCTTCTTTGAGAGAGGCTATCTTGTCTGGCTGCACAGGTATAAACTCCTGGGCAACATACCCTTTGAACCCTGTCTCTACGATGGCCTTCATGATAGCAGGATAGTAAAGCTCTTGTGTCTCGTCTATCTCGTGCCTACCTGGTACACCAGCTGTATGGTAGTGTGCGATGTAGGGGTGGTTGTTACGAATAGTGCGGATCACGTCGCCTTCGTCAATCTGCATGTGGTAAATGTCGTAGAGCAGCTTGAAGTTCTCAGAACCTAACCGCTTAGCCAGTTCTACTCCCCAGGCAGTGGTGTCGGCTTGGTAATCTTTGTGATCT is a genomic window containing:
- a CDS encoding sugar phosphate isomerase/epimerase family protein, with product MTTRRNFLQQASLLTAGVLLVPSCVMAKANQNVGIQLYTLREQLPKDVQGVIGKVAKAGYKEVETYGYSKENGFWGLTPKEFSQLLKKNKLTTPSGHFGFDAYISGKDEDLQSYIEAAKAVDMKYIIVPYLGENLRQTAGDYRHVAQRLSKAAEECNAAGLTLAYHNHDFEFKNLGDTTGYDILLSETDPNLVKFELDLYWVVRAGLDPVKLFKENEGRFELWHVKDMDKSTPTINTEVGSGSINFKEIFNNAKVAGVKHILVEQENFSKDPFQSITQSYTYVKENLL
- a CDS encoding sugar MFS transporter; protein product: MSNTSLKSKPTASPELNRSGSTSAMAIIGALFFIFGFVTWLNSLLIPYLEIACQLTKFQSFFVTFAFYIAYLVMAPLSTRTLKKFGFKNGMSVALILMAAGALLFIPAAMTRIYGLFLLGLFIMGSGLAILQTASNPYITIVGPAESAAKRISIMGICNKIAGALAPIILGLFLHLDNADNLRSDLAGMTEVDRVAALNEMALRVIPPYIGIIAVLLILAFWVYKSSLPEIDTDEEDEAVASSNVGKNSVFDFPHVLLGVFTLFLYVGVEVIAGDSIISYGVSQGIPLTTAKFFTSATMVSMVIGYVIGIVTIPKYIKQENALKLCAIVGVLFSLGAIFTSGYVSVSFIALLGFANSLMWPAIWPLALAGVGRFTKAASSLLVMGIAGGAVVPLIYGALADVWNSQQAYWIMVPCYLFIWFYSTAGHKVGRKV
- a CDS encoding DUF2892 domain-containing protein, which produces MNKIQLGRTKQSTTDAVNQETDRQTLDNLDRYGYDGPEAIEYRLKELDKEWDMERVMAVKASVLSLTGLALGAKKDKRWFVLPGLVASFLLQHGLQGWCPPLPILRRLGFRTRKEIEEERYALKALRGDFNRVLGATMPEGVLNVIRS
- a CDS encoding MgtC/SapB family protein; this translates as MELELFQTLGISLGLGLLVGLQRQHDQSELAGIRTFPLITMFGTISAYLAQDFGGWVVAAGLLSLAGLVVVANLMRSKGPYVDVGLTTEAAALLMYAIGAYLALGSGTVAVAVGATVAVLLHLKDTLHNLISRIGQRDLKAIMQFVVISLVILPVLPDDTYGPYNVLNPYNIWLMVVLIVGIGLSGYFAYKIFGQKAGTLLGGILGGLISSTATTVSYARRTKDSSNTSSNLATLVIFTASAVSFARIITEVAVVAPGTVATVAPPLAAVLLLMLLLGAVMYFFKRDETDKMPEQENPAQLKMALVFGAIYAAVILATSFAKEQLGSSGLYMVAIVSGLTDVDAITLSTSRLMQTGNLELNNGWRLILVAALSNLVFKAVLVGLLGNRSAFSRIAVLFGIVLVAGLLVLWLWPEEFSLLSSLTAQ